Genomic segment of Phycisphaerae bacterium:
CGAAACAATAGTTGCCGGCATTGTTCCGCACGCCGGCTGGACCTTCAGCGGCAGTTTGGCCGCAATGGTATTCTCGGCAATAAAACAACGCTGCGATAAGGTTGATACCTTCATTATATTCGGGGCGGCGCACGGCTATTACGGCCCTTCGCCTGCTGTTTATGATAGCGGGCGATGGTTAACACCTTTGGGCGAGGCTGCCGTCGATGAAGAATTGGCCGACGCCGTACTGGAAACCGATGCTGCCGTCAGTGACGCCTCGGCACATCTGGATGAGCACAGCATTGAAGTTCAGGTGCCGTTCATACAGCATTTATTCGCCGGCACAAAAATCCTGCCGATTCTGACCCCGCCGAACAAGCAGTCGATTTCGCTGGGCGGGTTTGTTGGTGATATCATCAAACTGCAGAAGAAGAAAATTATCTGCATCGGCTCAACCGACCTGACCCACTATGGTCCGCGCTATGGCTTTGCTCCTATGGGGACAGGCACCAAAGCTCTGCATTGGGCAAGCGACGTTAACGACAAGGAATTTGTCGATTTCGCCCTGCAGCTCCAGCCGCAGAAGATGCTCGCAAGTGCCGCCGAGAACTTTAACGCCTGCGGCCCCGGTGCAGCAGCCGCGGCGGTTGCTGTCGCTAAAAAGCTCGGCAGAACAAAAGGTGTTCTGCTTGCCCACACCAACAGCAACAAAGTCATGCTCGAAAAAATGGCCGTTGCAAGCGCAGATTCCGTCGGATACGCCGCTATTGTGTTCTAAATTTTTTATGAAGGTCGAACTAAAACAGGATTTGCATATTCCCCGCGGCTCTACTATGAGCAGGCAGCAATATATAGATTTCCTCATTGAAGCATATAACCTGATGAAAGAAATCCCATCGTACCTGGCGCCGGCGGAAGATATAAATTGTCTCGAACTGGCCCATCTGATCCCTTCGGTGCCGGAAACAGTATTGGCGATTTATGTCGGCATCAACGATGCCGTCTGCAACAAAGGCCTAGTATCGCCATTGCTGCCTCGTCACGGCCACAATAACGTGTTTGTTTTCGACCCGCAGGTGTACCCGGGCGGCGAAAATGTGCCGGCCGGAACAGCCGACGCCCGGAAGATTCTTGCGGGATTTGAGCCGCCAAATAAAACCTGGAACAGAAACTGGACTTACGTAATGATTCAGGACCCCGCTCGCGGCTTTGAAAGTCTTTGGGCCGAGAAGGGCTACATAGATACGATTGCCGCCAAGTTCGAAGACTTTACTATGTTGACAGATTCTTCGAAAGGTATGTTATGTATTTTTATTGACGCCAAGGCCTTCGAATACCCGATCAACAAATCTCGCGGATACCTCAAAGCCGCCAGGGCCCGCGGCCAAAAGCACGCCTCTGAATTTCACATCCCCGATTCCATAAGTGACGAGTTCGATAGTTTAGTGCCGGTGATGCTGAACCGGGGCGAAAAATTATATGTCGCAACAACCGATTTTGGCCCCTGTGCCCACGGCTGGAGCAATATCCACAAAGACAACTCTGGGTTAGCCGTGGTAAATGAAAATTCCGCCGTGCCTTTGAATTTGGTGACGGCCAAACCGCCGGTGCATCCTAAATATGCAAAGTCACTCACTCCTGCCAGGGGTTCTGCCGATATGACCACAGACTGGTTTTACCGCGGCCGTTCGGTTTCAAGGCTTCCGCTGCTGACAGGTTTGTTCCGAGGTTGATGTTTTTCAATCCTGCCGATGAAAAATCGACTTTTATCGAGAAAGCCGAAATGAAATAAAAAAACCGGCGGTAGTACAAGTTTATCACTGGCTTTTGATGAAATTAAGATGTAAAATGAACTGTCGCAGCAAGCCGGCGTATAAGGCAAACGTAATAAGCGTACAATTTCGGTAATAATACTCATGAATGTATCTGTAATTATCCCTGTTCTGAATGAAGAGAGTACAATCGCCGCTGTAGTTAAGATTGCCAAAAATTGCAGTCGCGTCGATGAGATCATAGTCGTCGACGACCACTCGGTTGACAGCTCGGTTGCGCAGGCAAAGGCCGCGGGGGCAAGTGTAATTACAAGCACAAAACAGGGCAAAGGCATCTCTATGCTCGAAGGCCTGCTCATCTCGAAAAACCCCATCGTGGTATTTCTTGACAGCGACATTGACAGTTACGCCGCCGATGTAATCGATAAAATGACTCGGCCGATAATTGACGGCCGGGCCGACTTCGTAAAGAGTACTTTCGAACGAGAGGCCGGCAGAGTTACAGAGCTTGTCGCAAAACCTCTGCTGTCGCTGCTTTTCCCGGAGGCGGACAAATTTGAACAACCCCTCAGCGGGGTTATCGCCGGCAAACGCGAGTTCTTTGAAAAAATAAAATTCGAAGAACGCTACGGCGCGGACATAGGCATCCTGATTGATATGATTCAGATCGGCGCCAGAGCTACCGAGGTCAACATCGGTTTTATAACCCACAAGACGAAACAGCTTCATCAGCTCGGAAAAATGTCGAACGAAGTTACAGCGGCAATATTGAAAAGGGCAAAAAATCTCCCCTCTTACAATCTCGATACCCTCGAAACCACAAGCTTTATTCTCGACCAAATGGAATTTGCGGTCAGGCAGAACCTGATGCCCTTGAATAAAATGGCTATCTTCGATATGGATAACACGCTCCTGATGGGGCGGTTCATAGATAAAGTGGCGAATAAGTTCAATTTAAACAAGGCGCTCTCTGATATTATAACAGCCAATCAGGAATCGTTCCTTATAGCAAAGCTGATAGCGCGCCTCCTGAAGGGCCTGAAAATATCACAGCTTATCGAAACCCTTGATGAAATCTACCTCGTGCCGGACGCCGTCGAGGTAATTGCGGAATTGAAGAGCCGCGGCTACATCGTCGGAATCGTCAGCGACAGTTATGAGTTCACCGCGCAGCATATCCGAAACAAGGTCGGCGCAGACTTCGCCATAGCTAATGAGCTGGAATTCTCCGACGGCGTTGCCACGGGAGAAATCAAAATCCTCTCCTATTATGCGCGAACAGACAAAAGTCTCTGCAACCACAACTTCTGCAAAAGCAACGCAATGCTCCACCTCAGCGAAAAGTACGACATTCCGTTATCGAACATGATAGCGGTCGGCGACAGTGACTATGACGCCTGCATGGTCAAGCACGCCGGCTTGGGGGTTGCCTTTTGCTCCAACAGCCGAATTCTCAATACGGTGGCCGACAAAGTAATCGACTCCCGAAGTTTCGAGTCGATACTAGATTTTGCCCCTTAAGATAACACGGCTGCGTTTTATTGCCCCCAAAACAGCCAACGGTCGGATTCGAACCGACAACCCCCGGTTTACAAAACCGGAGCTCTACCATTGAGCTACGTTGGCGTTTGAAAAAATGATAACAAAAACTCGTCTTTCAGGCACTCATTTTTTCGGTGCTATTTCCTTCGTTGCGGCCTCCATTTATAGCATTTTCGACAGAACTTATCAATCCTCCGTCTTAAAGGCCTGCACCTCAATGAATAAATAAAACTCCCGATAGCCCGCCCTGCTACAGAAGCGATTCCCGCGCTATTCCCTTGTTTTATGCAACAGCTTTTAGTATTTTGGCGGACTATGATTGCCAGGCCTTCACAATTGGGTCTAAATGCAAAACTGTTTTCGCCGGTTCGCCGCTTGTACGGCCTCCTGGCTCCGCGCGCCTATAGCGTCATTATGTTCGGCGCCTTGTTTTGCACCCTTACAGTAAAGTTCTTTCACGCCCACCGTATCGACCTGCTCGATGAATACCTTAGCTGGATATTCGCCGACATCTCTATCCTTTTAGGTGTCGAAGTTGTATTAGCCCTGCTCTGTTTTCGCTGGCCTCGTAAATGGCTCGTACGTGCCGCTTGTATTTGTGCCGCTGTTATATGCACGTGGTCTGTTATGAGCGCAGGCTGGCTTGTAAGAACCGGAACACAGCTCCTGCCTACCGTCCTTTTGCCGTTATTTCGCGACCCGATAAACGCATTATGTATTGTCGGCATCAATCTCTCAAAATCGCCGGCCGCTGCCGTCATCCTCCTCGGTCCCAGCGCCATTGCTCTTGCTTTTTTCTTTTCCGTTTTAGCAAAACCGCTGCCGCCCAATTACAACCAAAAACGCTTCGCAGTAAGAATTACTGTTTCCGTGCTCCTTGTCCTTATCGCAGTCCTTGCTCGCGGCACGCTCGGCGACCGTGGTTCTAAGCTGATTGTCTCTGAAGGCATGCGTTACAATAGTCAGTTAAGAGCTGTGACCTCTCTCCTCTTCCCCGGTTCCGCCCGTCTGACAAAGACCTATTTAGCCAACGCCAAACGAAAAATGCCTGCTTTTGACGACATACAAATTACAATTTCGCCGATGCAGCGACGCTTAAACCGCAACATCGTCCTTATCGTCCTTGAGGGCGTACAATACAGATACACCTCCCTTTATGACAAACAAAGCAACCTGACGCCTTACCTTGCTTCTTTAGCAGAACAAGGCGTAGAATTCACAAACGCCCGCTCCTCGCTTACGCATACAACAAAGGTTCTGTTTAGTCTCTTAACAGGCCGATTTCCTTCCGCCTCGCAGGACATCGCAGAGGCTGTCCCCCGCGAAAAGCCTTACGCTTCTAT
This window contains:
- a CDS encoding HAD-IB family phosphatase yields the protein MNVSVIIPVLNEESTIAAVVKIAKNCSRVDEIIVVDDHSVDSSVAQAKAAGASVITSTKQGKGISMLEGLLISKNPIVVFLDSDIDSYAADVIDKMTRPIIDGRADFVKSTFEREAGRVTELVAKPLLSLLFPEADKFEQPLSGVIAGKREFFEKIKFEERYGADIGILIDMIQIGARATEVNIGFITHKTKQLHQLGKMSNEVTAAILKRAKNLPSYNLDTLETTSFILDQMEFAVRQNLMPLNKMAIFDMDNTLLMGRFIDKVANKFNLNKALSDIITANQESFLIAKLIARLLKGLKISQLIETLDEIYLVPDAVEVIAELKSRGYIVGIVSDSYEFTAQHIRNKVGADFAIANELEFSDGVATGEIKILSYYARTDKSLCNHNFCKSNAMLHLSEKYDIPLSNMIAVGDSDYDACMVKHAGLGVAFCSNSRILNTVADKVIDSRSFESILDFAP
- a CDS encoding LTA synthase family protein is translated as MIARPSQLGLNAKLFSPVRRLYGLLAPRAYSVIMFGALFCTLTVKFFHAHRIDLLDEYLSWIFADISILLGVEVVLALLCFRWPRKWLVRAACICAAVICTWSVMSAGWLVRTGTQLLPTVLLPLFRDPINALCIVGINLSKSPAAAVILLGPSAIALAFFFSVLAKPLPPNYNQKRFAVRITVSVLLVLIAVLARGTLGDRGSKLIVSEGMRYNSQLRAVTSLLFPGSARLTKTYLANAKRKMPAFDDIQITISPMQRRLNRNIVLIVLEGVQYRYTSLYDKQSNLTPYLASLAEQGVEFTNARSSLTHTTKVLFSLLTGRFPSASQDIAEAVPREKPYASIPTILKQNANFRTAFFQSAKGNFETRPGLVHNLGFDKFWAREDLKTEDAFLGYLACDEFAMLEPIVEWIKSDDRPFFLTLMLSVTHDPYEVPRWFAEPAKEPLARYKQAILYTDKFLAALDVELAKLNLADETIFCVIGDHGEAFGEHGLLGHERIAFDEALRIPFCLRAPFLIQPKTEVTCPISSVDLAPTLLALLGFDTQTLRLDGANALGPIPDDRTVYFSGWLSQSPTGFVKANRKFIYYPANKMVSVYDLSADPLELSPAELPNQQGREIADDLVAWREGTIFVLGRQQAGKKTLFDTWLCRWNNRVASAKYRPSLKK
- the amrB gene encoding AmmeMemoRadiSam system protein B gives rise to the protein MQTRKPVVAGQFYPGDRDSCIAEISECLQEKPPVKSLPETIVAGIVPHAGWTFSGSLAAMVFSAIKQRCDKVDTFIIFGAAHGYYGPSPAVYDSGRWLTPLGEAAVDEELADAVLETDAAVSDASAHLDEHSIEVQVPFIQHLFAGTKILPILTPPNKQSISLGGFVGDIIKLQKKKIICIGSTDLTHYGPRYGFAPMGTGTKALHWASDVNDKEFVDFALQLQPQKMLASAAENFNACGPGAAAAAVAVAKKLGRTKGVLLAHTNSNKVMLEKMAVASADSVGYAAIVF